A window of Nicotiana sylvestris chromosome 8, ASM39365v2, whole genome shotgun sequence genomic DNA:
gttgaagaaagatgcggtgattagatggaaagatgagtgtcaggaagcttttgacaaaatcaaagaatatctgtcaaATCCACCAGTGTTGGTCCTACCAGATCCTGGAAGGCCTTTGTTCTCGTACTTGACAgtgttggagaattcttttggatgtgtTCTTGGGAAAAATGATGTGACCGGGAAgaaagaacaagccatatactattTGAGTAAGATGTTAACTAGTTATGAAGCCAATTACACTTTATTGGGAAAGAACTTGTTGCTCCTTAACTTGGGttgctcagaagcttaggcattacttgttggcttaTACCACCTATCTCATAaccaggctggatcctttgaagtacatattccaaaaaccaatgcccacaggaaggttagcaaatggcaaatcctgctcaccgagtttgacatagtttatgtcactcgcgcGGCAATGAAAGCTCAAGCCTTGGCGGATCACCTAGCTGAGAATCTTGTTGATGAGGAATATCAACCCTTGAGTACTTACTTTCCCGACGAggaggtaaattcagttgaggtaattccagaagacaccaatgcttggaaaatgttcttcgacggagctgTTAATGCAAAAAGGTGTTGGGATTGGAGCAATTTTGATTTTATCCACTGGTCAACACTATCCGGCCATAGCCGGCTTCGATACTTTTGTAGAAACAACACTgctgagtatgaagcatgcattatGGGCATGAATATGGCAGTTAACATagatgtggaagaattgttaatcatagGAGATTCTGACTTCATTATtcgacaagctcaaggagaatgggaaacccgcgATATCAAGCTTATCCCATACAGGCAACATGTAGAAGATATTAGCAAGCGGTTCAAATCCGTCAatttcaggtacattcctcgtttTCACAATCAGTTAGGAGATGCAGTAGCCATTTTGGCCTCAGTGCTGTCGTATCTAGTTAATGTCCACATTGACCAACTAGAAATCCAAATCCAAGAAAGACATGGTTACTGTAATACAGTTGAGATAGAACCagatgttcagccatggtatcatgatatcataagattcttgaaaacaaaggaatatcccGAGTAAGCCAGTAGAGACCAAAAGGGAACCATTAGAAGGCTCGCCAGTAGTTTCTACTTGAGTGGAGAAGTCTTGTATAAAAATACTCTAGATTTGAACCTTTTGAGATGCGTGGATGCCCAAGAGGCTGGAAAAATCATGGATGAGGTGCATGCGGGAGTATATGGACCCCATATAAATGGATACGTTCTTCTAAAGAAAATCCTTCGGGgaggttattactggataaccatggaaatggattgcttcagttttgttcaaaagtgtcatcaatgtcaggtacATGTTGAGCTAATTCATGCACCACCTTCAGAATTGCATCATATGCCGGCTACATGGCCGTTCGTTGCTTGAGGTAtgaatgtcattgggccaatcgagccaaaagcttcaaatgggcacagattcatcttagtggccattgactatttAACAAAGTGGGTTGAGGCAGCCACTCTCAAAGccgtcaccaagaaagcagtggtggacttCGTGCATTCCAATATTATCTGTCATTTTGGTATTCCTAAGACTATCATTACGGACAATGCTaaaaacttgaatagtcatttgatgagggagatatgcgaaacatttaagatcacgcatcggaattctaccccttatcggcccaaagctaattGTGTTGTTGAAACATCGAACAAAAATATTAAGAAGATCCTCAGGAAAATGATCcaaagttctagacaatggcatgaaaagttgccttttgcattgttgggatatcccACAACCATGCACAGCTCAGTTGGGGCAACaccctatctattggtttatggcactgaagccatAATACccacagaagttgaaattccatctcttCGAATTAtcgttgaagctgagattgaggacAATGTATGGGTCaagacccgtctagaacagttaaccctgattgatgaaaTGTGGATTTTCGCAGTTTGTCACGGGCatttgtatcaacaaagaatggcttgtacctacaacaagaaagtgcggcctaggaactttgaagtggggcaactcgtcttGAAGCGTATTCTCCCATATCATAaggaggcaaaaggaaaattcgatCCAAATTGTAAAGGTCcgtacattataagaaaattgttgccaaaagggCATTGTACTTGAGAGACACTAAAGGAAATAACACCAAAACAGCTGTCAATACGGACGCAGTAAAAAGGTATTACGTTTAACCCTTCTGCGGTATTGATATTCTCCGAtcgggatgacgaaggctttcattctcgctacccaaacactgttaaccctttacaaaccctttgagccggctatctttctttgattacccttttTGCAACCCGAaaatgttttttaaaaaaaggaaagagagaaaacaaaaaaaaacaacaaaaaataaaaagaaaataaaaaaaagttccttgaactacgttcgatttcattccgaaaggatacgtacgCAGCCATTCTCTGGgattcagtcataccaaaacaaaaatccgcatttccccaaaagtgaaactgtgGCAGAGGTTATAATGGTTCGATGATGGTTCGcgtgaaaggttccaaagttgtaattcaatccaaactctttttACCCCAAATCATGTTCAAGCCCTTCCGATCGATTAGTATAGATGTTCAAAATTGGAGGATGTGTTtatttggatctgatacaattaaatgaaagaaataagatgagagtcttattggtgaaaatccacaCTAGCACCATAgggcgatggtaagcagagaaattaaaaatgagagagtcttgttagtgaaaactcgcaaagagcactataagacgACGGTAAGAACAGAAATAAGAGAGGTcagttggtgaaaacccacaaagggcacCACTGATCGAAAAAGGGATCCCTTACAACCATCGACACTAATAGAGTCCTAGCAAGGTCTCTTGGTTTTGAGATATGGGTCATGATGGGTTTATGAGAGTTGGATGGTTTGCacagatcgggtatccagtccaagaagcatgttatgtctattgaagtctgcatgcaccccagataagtcctactttcctttccccgaaaagCATACTTCTCATTTAAATTCATTTTCCTGTCCattgtttacttttctttaaaTACCGTTCGGTCTAATTCTCCTCTGAAACTAATAAATAGAAAAGATGACAAGATTGGTTTTACATGGTTTTGACTAACAGAGagctaaaattaaataaaagcaccCAGTGTCGCCAGGTgtgtcaagtcgacctcgacttgccatgatggccgatgctccaGAGTCAAAAACTcttgaaaggaaaagaaataaatgtcaagtgcccataaaggcaaaataagatgaaaagGCCAAGACCCACACGGGTTAACCATCatgtggaattttggaaagtcaaGATCCCAGCGAGTAATGGAGATTTTTATTGTAAGAGCTGGGCCAAGACCAtgtgattgaaacaatcaaggccacaaaaccaactacCATTACAAACTGACaaattattctttgtttgaaaaataggAAAACATGTGCAagccaaagcaaccttgcaaaaagcaggtgcaaccaaaaagaaaCTGCGCAACGGCTAGAAACAACTTTGCACCAACAACccaaaaagggaagtctcctccaaattctttcctgcatttttattcattttttctaAGATAAAAAAATGCTAAAAGTGatatgagaaaagaagaagaagaagaagaagaaaaattcaaaaccaTGGTAGCACagggtctccaatctctagctacgtcTTTCCCAACATAGTttcccattccctagtcgatgcgagcataacctggtaatctttcaaACATAGGGTCCCACCCCTAGTTGATCctgcataacccgaggacttttccagcataacccaatgacttttccggcataacccgaagacctttccggcataacccgataacttttccggcataacccgaggacctttccggcataacccgatgactatcctggcataactcgaggacctttcaGGCATAACCTGATggctttcctggcataacccgatgactttcccggcataactcgaggactttttagacataacccgatgactttcccggaataacccgaggactttttcggcataacccgatgactttcctggcataacccgaggaccttttcggcataacccgatgactttcccggcataacccgaggaatttttcggcataacccgatgactttttcgtcataacccgaggaccttttcggcataacccgatgactttccaaGCATTACCCGAGGACTTTTCCGtaataacccgatgactttcccggcataacccgaggacctttccggcataaccgaatgactttcccagcataacccgaggacttttatTGCATAACCCGATTACTTTctcgacataacccgaggactttttcggcataacctaatgactttcccggcataacccgatgacttttccggcataacccgatgacttttccggcataacctgatgatttttccagcataacttagtaatcttttccaacatagggtcccactccctagctaatgccagcataacctggtaatctcttccaacatagggtcccacttccTAGCTTTGCCAGCATAACCTACTAATTTTTTTCGGCACaaggtcccactccctagttgattccagcataacctggtgaTATTTCCAACGTAGGGCATCTGATCCCCAtctgatttcattttagatatagggtctcaaCTCTATAATCTCTTTT
This region includes:
- the LOC138874920 gene encoding uncharacterized protein, which gives rise to MKAQALADHLAENLVDEEYQPLSTYFPDEEVNSVEVIPEDTNAWKMFFDGAVNAKRCWDWSNFDFIHWSTLSGHSRLRYFCRNNTAEYEACIMGMNMAVNIDVEELLIIGDSDFIIRQAQGEWETRDIKLIPYRQHVEDISKRFKSVNFRYIPRFHNQLGDAVAILASVLSYLVNVHIDQLEIQIQERHGYCNTVEIEPDVQPWYHDIIRFLKTKEYPE